A segment of the Nitrospinota bacterium genome:
TGTATGCAATGGCAGCAAGATAATAGTAAATAGTGCTGCCAAAATTGGGTTATTAGAGCCGGAGAAGTTTATTCTCTTCTTTATCCCATTTGATCTCAATCGTGTGACTGAAAATCAGTTAAATGCTATTCCTGGGATCGGTGAGAAAATCTCCCAAAATATTGTTCAGTATCGGGAAAGTACAGGCATTTTTAAATCTTTAGATGAGATAAAAAATGTCAATGGTATTGGGGATGCGTTATACGGCAAAATAAAGAATTATTTTTATCTAAATGAGAAGGTTGCAGATAACGGGTAATAGATA
Coding sequences within it:
- a CDS encoding helix-hairpin-helix domain-containing protein, with the translated sequence MKISSYSHEQSLIISLIVMLVFIFAVYHNPFKYQQYVAHSLNLNVMYEIEGNVKNPGFYSYDKCISISDALERAGWNKKNSVLFPRGLLLTLVCNGSKIIVNSAAKIGLLEPEKFILFFIPFDLNRVTENQLNAIPGIGEKISQNIVQYRESTGIFKSLDEIKNVNGIGDALYGKIKNYFYLNEKVADNG